From the Paludisphaera mucosa genome, one window contains:
- the fabZ gene encoding 3-hydroxyacyl-ACP dehydratase FabZ: MLISKRPQRTLAREAAIGGIGFFHGADVAMRFLPAEPDAGIRFVRTDLPGRPGVAARIDQVVPTQRRTAVQDGPAKVEMIEHVMAALAGMQVDNCTIEIDAPECPGLDGSSKAYVELLDEVGTVDQDRPRQALTLERSFVVREGDAVLAAHPNSAEGLTLSYHLDYGQASPIGNQSVLVALTPDTFRDEVASSRTFLLEQEAKGLREAGIGLRTTEADVLLFGPAGVVGNSLRFPDECARHKILDMVGDLALLGMDLHGFVVAHRSGHHTNASLVRKLMQAVEKDREKEARPRAALPIRADGTIDIQGILEILPHRYPMLLLDRVIELQEGRRVVGLKNVSANEAFFQGHWPGRPIMPGVLIIEAMAQAAGVLIASTVNRSGRAAVIASIDAVKLRRPVVPGDQLRLEVDALKIKTSYASVAAVARVDDAIAAEARIRFVLIDAPAVA; encoded by the coding sequence CACCCTCGCCCGCGAGGCCGCGATCGGCGGGATCGGCTTCTTCCACGGCGCCGACGTCGCCATGCGATTCCTGCCCGCCGAGCCCGACGCCGGGATCCGCTTCGTCCGCACCGACCTCCCCGGCCGCCCGGGGGTCGCCGCGCGGATCGACCAGGTCGTCCCAACCCAGCGCCGCACGGCCGTCCAGGACGGCCCCGCCAAGGTCGAGATGATCGAGCACGTCATGGCGGCACTCGCCGGCATGCAGGTCGACAACTGCACGATCGAGATCGACGCCCCCGAATGCCCCGGCCTCGACGGATCCAGCAAGGCTTACGTCGAGCTGCTCGACGAAGTCGGGACCGTCGACCAGGACCGCCCGCGCCAGGCCCTCACGCTGGAGCGGTCGTTCGTCGTCCGCGAGGGCGACGCGGTGCTCGCCGCCCATCCCAACTCGGCCGAGGGGCTCACGCTCTCGTACCACCTCGACTATGGCCAGGCCTCGCCGATCGGCAACCAGAGCGTCCTGGTCGCCCTGACGCCCGACACCTTCCGCGACGAGGTCGCCTCCAGCCGCACCTTCCTCCTCGAGCAGGAGGCCAAGGGGCTCCGCGAGGCGGGGATCGGACTGCGGACCACCGAGGCCGACGTCCTGCTCTTCGGCCCCGCCGGGGTCGTCGGCAACAGCCTGCGGTTCCCCGACGAGTGCGCCCGCCACAAGATCCTCGACATGGTGGGCGACCTCGCCCTGCTGGGGATGGACCTGCACGGCTTCGTCGTGGCCCACCGCTCGGGCCACCACACCAACGCCTCGCTCGTCCGCAAGCTGATGCAGGCGGTCGAGAAGGATCGCGAGAAGGAGGCCCGGCCCCGCGCCGCCCTGCCGATCCGCGCCGACGGCACGATCGACATCCAGGGCATCCTCGAAATCCTCCCCCACCGTTACCCTATGCTCCTGCTCGACCGCGTGATCGAGCTGCAGGAGGGCCGCAGGGTGGTCGGGCTCAAGAATGTCAGCGCCAACGAGGCGTTCTTTCAAGGCCACTGGCCCGGCCGGCCGATCATGCCGGGGGTGCTCATCATCGAGGCCATGGCCCAGGCCGCCGGCGTCCTGATCGCGTCGACCGTGAACCGCTCGGGGCGGGCCGCCGTCATCGCTTCGATCGACGCGGTGAAGCTGCGACGCCCCGTGGTCCCCGGCGACCAGCTCAGGCTCGAAGTCGACGCCCTGAAGATCAAGACGTCGTACGCCAGCGTCGCCGCCGTCGCCCGGGTCGACGACGCGATCGCCGCGGAGGCCCGGATCCGCTTCGTGTTGATCGACGCCCCGGCCGTCGCGTGA
- the lpxA gene encoding acyl-ACP--UDP-N-acetylglucosamine O-acyltransferase, with amino-acid sequence MATMIADTACIDPRAEIADDVEIGPYCVIGPDAKVGRGTRLIAHVCILGHTTVGENNVVHPNTVLGGDPQDFTYKGEPTLLEIGDDNTFREGVTIHRGSCKEEGITRIGSHNYFMANVHVGHDCILGDRILIANNTMLAGHIHMESYATVSAGVGLHQFVTVGQYSYIGALSRIYHDAPPFMLVEGNPSKVRCINIVGLKRHGIAADAITALHEAHRLIYRARMIARQANEILEANGQICPEVRRLLDFIEVQQQGRHGRGRDRARLSASA; translated from the coding sequence ATGGCCACCATGATCGCTGACACCGCCTGCATCGACCCTCGCGCCGAGATCGCGGACGACGTCGAGATCGGCCCGTACTGCGTCATCGGCCCCGACGCCAAGGTCGGCCGGGGCACCCGGCTGATCGCGCACGTGTGCATCCTGGGCCACACGACGGTCGGCGAGAACAACGTCGTCCACCCCAACACGGTGCTCGGCGGCGACCCCCAGGACTTCACCTACAAGGGCGAGCCCACCCTGCTGGAGATCGGCGACGACAACACCTTCCGCGAGGGCGTCACGATCCATCGCGGCAGCTGCAAGGAAGAGGGCATCACCCGGATCGGCTCGCACAACTACTTCATGGCCAACGTCCACGTCGGCCACGACTGCATCCTCGGCGACCGGATCCTGATCGCCAACAACACGATGCTCGCCGGCCACATCCACATGGAGTCGTACGCGACGGTCTCCGCGGGCGTCGGCCTGCACCAGTTCGTCACCGTCGGCCAGTACAGCTACATCGGGGCCCTCTCGCGGATCTACCACGACGCGCCGCCGTTCATGCTGGTCGAGGGAAACCCCTCGAAGGTCCGCTGCATCAACATCGTCGGCCTGAAGCGGCACGGCATCGCCGCCGACGCCATCACGGCGCTGCACGAGGCCCATCGCCTCATCTACCGCGCCCGCATGATCGCCCGCCAGGCCAACGAGATCCTCGAGGCCAACGGCCAGATCTGCCCGGAGGTCCGCCGCCTGCTCGACTTCATCGAGGTCCAGCAGCAGGGCCGCCACGGCCGGGGCCGCGACCGCGCCCGCCTCTCCGCCTCGGCCTGA
- a CDS encoding Gfo/Idh/MocA family protein translates to MKPLRVAVVGVGHLGRHHARILGALPGVELVAVADSRPEQARIIAEGLKTRAVADYRELIGQVDAVSIAVPTVLHREVAGAFLERGIAAMVEKPLAGSPAEAEELVAIARASGAVLQVGHIERFNPALAALQASPIRPKFLSAERLAIYTFRSTDVGVVFDLMIHDIDLVLSLVDSPVRSVSAVGVGLFGDHEDVADARIEFENGTVANLTASRASYATSRKMRIWGTEGYASLDFGAKQATVVRPSEEFLAGGVDLEGVDLTQPSAIKEHLFGKVLRVDRVEPPTCDQLTLELQEFVAAARGEITPRVTGAAALEAVRIADRIVRSLDAHRWEGDAATSPALPAQAASALRGPHAWSRARLDRRSRATS, encoded by the coding sequence ATGAAACCGCTTCGCGTCGCCGTCGTCGGCGTCGGCCACCTTGGCCGGCATCACGCCCGAATCCTGGGGGCCCTTCCCGGGGTCGAACTCGTCGCCGTGGCGGATTCCCGTCCCGAGCAGGCCCGGATCATCGCCGAGGGCCTCAAGACCCGCGCCGTGGCCGACTACCGCGAGCTGATCGGCCAGGTGGACGCGGTCTCGATCGCCGTGCCCACGGTCCTCCATCGCGAGGTCGCCGGCGCGTTCCTCGAGCGCGGGATCGCGGCGATGGTCGAGAAGCCCCTGGCCGGCTCGCCCGCCGAGGCCGAGGAGCTGGTGGCGATCGCCCGGGCGTCGGGGGCGGTGCTCCAGGTCGGTCACATCGAACGCTTCAACCCCGCCCTGGCCGCGCTCCAGGCCTCGCCGATCCGGCCCAAATTCCTGAGCGCCGAGCGGCTCGCGATCTACACCTTCCGGTCGACCGACGTCGGGGTCGTGTTCGACCTGATGATCCACGACATCGACCTGGTCCTGAGCCTGGTCGACTCCCCCGTGCGGTCGGTCTCGGCCGTCGGCGTCGGCCTCTTCGGCGACCACGAAGACGTGGCCGACGCCCGGATCGAGTTCGAGAACGGCACCGTCGCCAACCTGACCGCCAGCCGCGCCAGCTACGCAACGTCGCGGAAGATGCGGATCTGGGGGACCGAGGGCTACGCCTCGCTCGACTTCGGAGCCAAGCAGGCGACCGTCGTGAGGCCGTCCGAGGAGTTCCTCGCCGGCGGCGTGGACCTCGAAGGCGTCGACCTGACCCAACCTTCGGCCATCAAGGAGCACCTCTTCGGCAAGGTCCTCCGCGTCGACCGAGTCGAGCCGCCGACGTGCGACCAGCTCACTCTGGAGCTGCAGGAGTTCGTCGCGGCCGCCCGCGGCGAGATCACGCCCCGTGTGACCGGTGCGGCCGCCCTGGAGGCCGTCCGGATCGCCGACCGGATCGTCCGCAGCCTCGACGCCCACCGCTGGGAAGGCGACGCCGCGACCTCCCCCGCCCTCCCCGCCCAGGCCGCTTCCGCCCTCCGCGGGCCCCACGCCTGGAGCCGCGCCCGCCTGGATCGCCGCTCCCGCGCGACGAGCTAG
- a CDS encoding tetratricopeptide repeat protein — translation MSEVRPSPPRPRSSTSDAGRLEGRPAGPAWGLRLFDAVLIGFFLALAFLLGVFRLKDTDFYWHLRTGDLIRKWGEVPRVDFYTFTRVGAPWIDLHWMFQVGISWVFERGGVPALTLAKCLITCSALLLLITARRRTWPVWAMILAWLPALLVLSGRMYIRPETLTLLYLSIFLAVLCRWERRPALAWVLPFVQVAWVNSHGLFILGPIVLGFALIDAAMRRGALSTARRKWWTTVVPASAATALACLLNPYGIRGAFYPLELAGTMSSPDFSRTIAELKPIPDFIRETGFGNLPLQIHFATIVLGALSFLVPILAAGASRVRSLRPDASAAVEDASPTRRKGVKGPDKAAKKAVATRKKKGAVDVVEEPREDVWRVSVLRLLLFAAFSLLSFQATRNSHQFAAVVGTVTAWNFAEWIGSREVARRVRGGEVAASDGVRPRLIALTALIVLTFAVGSGSLYAWAGEGRVIGWGEEPLWFPHEAAKFAGGPGMPERFLSFHNGHASLFIYNHSPEKPGGPGKTVFTDPRLEVSGQELYRRYLDLKDWIVKDNESPRWQRELDAEGRPSILVDHDYNAEVGAALLQSGRWRCVRFDAISAVFLHDSYKSAVGAHEVDFGARHFQPSAGIDPQGVPALIAASKGLRNYANFLNAGSRPDLGRPMLWLALDYARRVVAADPESLEGWKSIGYIELIREPTAPAARCRVPFDPIFDLAPARTTYALRRAAAIAPRDFLTLALLQRTYENRGMLEPLQEILGRILRLNTINPQQANLQKSVQETQLQIANRLDEPVPTTWRNLDELDRLVNHELELGRVETAVRLLEGANPPGRGGWDAVERLSTLLLHLGEPDRARRQLQEAVDVPRPALRDARLAVCDLVEGRLEEARQQFRKAIDVEPRLFEARYGLAVLDQDDARAQEAYEQATAAMECAPSDAARGVANALASAVRRFARRERAD, via the coding sequence ATGTCCGAGGTTCGTCCTTCGCCGCCCAGGCCTCGATCCTCCACGTCGGATGCGGGACGGCTGGAAGGACGTCCGGCCGGCCCGGCCTGGGGACTTCGCCTCTTCGATGCCGTGCTGATCGGGTTCTTCCTCGCTCTGGCCTTCCTGCTGGGCGTCTTCCGGCTGAAGGACACCGATTTCTACTGGCACCTTCGGACGGGCGACCTGATCCGCAAGTGGGGCGAGGTCCCCCGGGTCGACTTCTACACGTTCACCCGCGTCGGCGCGCCCTGGATCGACCTGCACTGGATGTTCCAGGTCGGCATCAGTTGGGTCTTCGAACGCGGGGGCGTCCCCGCTCTGACGCTGGCGAAGTGTCTCATCACCTGCTCCGCCCTGCTGCTGCTCATCACCGCGAGGCGTCGCACGTGGCCCGTCTGGGCGATGATCCTGGCGTGGCTCCCCGCGCTGCTGGTCCTCTCGGGTCGCATGTACATCCGCCCCGAGACGTTGACGCTGCTCTACCTGTCGATCTTCCTGGCGGTTCTATGTCGCTGGGAGCGTCGCCCGGCGCTGGCCTGGGTGCTGCCGTTCGTGCAGGTCGCGTGGGTGAACTCGCACGGCCTGTTCATCCTGGGGCCCATCGTCCTGGGGTTCGCCCTCATCGACGCCGCCATGCGACGCGGGGCCCTGTCCACGGCGCGACGAAAGTGGTGGACGACCGTCGTGCCGGCGTCGGCCGCGACGGCGCTGGCGTGCCTGCTGAACCCTTACGGGATCCGCGGCGCGTTCTACCCGCTGGAGCTGGCCGGGACGATGAGCAGCCCGGACTTCTCCAGAACGATCGCCGAGCTGAAGCCGATCCCGGACTTCATCCGGGAGACCGGCTTCGGCAACCTCCCGCTCCAGATCCACTTCGCCACGATCGTCCTCGGGGCCCTGAGCTTCCTCGTGCCGATCCTCGCCGCCGGGGCGTCACGCGTCCGCAGCCTCCGTCCCGATGCTTCGGCGGCCGTCGAGGATGCGTCGCCGACGCGCAGGAAGGGCGTCAAGGGGCCGGACAAGGCGGCGAAGAAGGCCGTCGCGACCCGGAAGAAGAAGGGTGCCGTCGACGTCGTCGAGGAGCCCCGCGAGGACGTCTGGCGGGTCAGCGTGCTGCGCCTGCTCCTCTTCGCGGCCTTCTCGCTCCTGAGCTTCCAGGCTACGCGCAACAGCCACCAGTTCGCGGCCGTCGTGGGGACCGTGACCGCCTGGAACTTCGCGGAGTGGATCGGCTCCCGAGAGGTCGCACGAAGGGTGCGTGGAGGCGAAGTCGCGGCTTCGGACGGCGTCCGGCCCAGGCTCATCGCCTTGACGGCCCTGATCGTCCTGACTTTCGCGGTGGGGAGCGGGTCGCTCTACGCCTGGGCCGGGGAGGGCCGGGTGATCGGCTGGGGCGAGGAGCCGCTCTGGTTCCCTCACGAGGCCGCGAAGTTCGCGGGCGGGCCCGGAATGCCCGAGCGATTCCTGAGCTTCCACAACGGCCACGCCTCGCTGTTCATCTACAACCACAGCCCGGAGAAGCCCGGCGGGCCGGGGAAGACCGTGTTCACCGACCCCCGGCTGGAGGTCAGCGGCCAGGAATTGTATCGCCGCTATCTCGACCTCAAGGATTGGATCGTCAAGGACAACGAGAGCCCGCGATGGCAGCGAGAGCTGGACGCCGAGGGCCGGCCGTCGATCCTGGTCGACCATGATTACAATGCGGAGGTCGGCGCCGCCTTGCTCCAGAGCGGGCGGTGGCGATGCGTCCGGTTCGACGCCATCTCGGCCGTCTTCCTGCACGACTCGTACAAGAGCGCGGTGGGGGCCCACGAGGTCGATTTCGGGGCCCGCCATTTCCAACCGAGCGCCGGCATCGATCCCCAGGGAGTCCCGGCCCTCATCGCCGCGTCGAAGGGACTGCGGAACTACGCCAACTTCCTGAACGCCGGGTCGCGGCCCGACCTCGGTCGTCCCATGCTTTGGCTGGCCCTCGACTACGCCCGACGGGTCGTGGCCGCCGATCCCGAATCGCTGGAGGGCTGGAAGTCGATCGGCTACATCGAGCTGATCCGCGAGCCGACGGCCCCGGCCGCCCGCTGCCGCGTCCCGTTCGACCCCATCTTCGACCTCGCGCCCGCCCGGACGACGTACGCGCTCCGCCGCGCCGCCGCGATCGCCCCCCGGGACTTCCTGACGCTCGCCTTGCTCCAGCGGACTTATGAAAACCGGGGCATGCTCGAACCCCTGCAAGAGATCCTGGGCCGCATCCTCAGGCTGAACACGATCAACCCTCAGCAGGCGAACCTCCAGAAGTCCGTCCAGGAGACGCAACTTCAAATCGCCAATCGCCTCGACGAGCCTGTGCCGACGACCTGGCGGAACCTCGACGAGCTGGACCGGCTCGTGAACCACGAGCTGGAGCTGGGCCGGGTCGAGACGGCCGTGAGGCTCCTGGAGGGCGCCAACCCCCCCGGCCGGGGCGGTTGGGACGCGGTCGAACGGCTCTCGACGCTGCTGCTGCACCTCGGCGAGCCCGATCGGGCCCGTCGCCAGCTCCAAGAGGCCGTCGACGTGCCCCGGCCAGCCCTCCGCGACGCCCGCCTGGCCGTATGCGACCTGGTGGAGGGCCGATTGGAGGAGGCCCGCCAGCAATTCCGGAAGGCGATCGACGTCGAGCCCCGGCTGTTCGAGGCCCGATACGGCCTGGCCGTCCTGGACCAGGACGACGCCCGGGCTCAGGAAGCCTATGAACAGGCCACGGCCGCGATGGAGTGCGCCCCGAGCGACGCGGCGCGGGGCGTGGCGAATGCCCTGGCGTCGGCGGTCCGTCGCTTCGCCCGCCGCGAACGGGCCGACTGA
- a CDS encoding helix-turn-helix domain-containing protein: protein MMTLAQRVRDFRYAKGWGPDELANRAEISRTALYQIESGKTGLPRAGTLRRIAVALDVSMDDLLSEDEAPASPPAPGAVKPQATFRTRGLDRWFPAEGGPLSLPATTHAGLGGGHAEDFREKGRPIPDAVHRGTLATQESALLREGELLSKLHDLLHSPIGSAVARVLDELHGLLPRSRNTV from the coding sequence ATGATGACATTGGCTCAGCGCGTACGAGATTTTCGATACGCCAAGGGGTGGGGCCCCGACGAACTCGCCAACCGGGCCGAGATTTCGCGCACCGCCCTGTACCAGATCGAGAGCGGTAAGACGGGCCTCCCCCGCGCCGGCACGCTGCGCCGGATCGCCGTGGCGCTCGACGTGTCGATGGACGACCTGTTGAGCGAGGACGAGGCTCCCGCCTCCCCGCCCGCGCCAGGCGCGGTCAAACCGCAGGCCACGTTCCGAACACGCGGCCTCGACCGTTGGTTCCCCGCCGAGGGGGGGCCCCTCTCCCTCCCCGCGACCACGCATGCCGGCCTGGGCGGCGGGCACGCCGAAGACTTCCGCGAGAAGGGCCGGCCCATCCCCGACGCCGTGCATCGTGGGACGCTCGCGACCCAGGAAAGCGCCCTGCTGCGTGAGGGCGAGCTCCTTTCCAAGCTGCATGATCTGCTGCATTCTCCGATCGGTTCCGCCGTCGCCCGAGTCCTGGACGAGTTGCACGGGCTCCTCCCACGGTCGCGCAACACGGTCTGA